In Scleropages formosus chromosome 18, fSclFor1.1, whole genome shotgun sequence, one DNA window encodes the following:
- the LOC108931170 gene encoding H-2 class II histocompatibility antigen, E-S beta chain-like — MSLFYSFALIALPFLSGCDGYFHHTQRECHFTSGDLKDLEFIDRYVFNKDEYIRYNSTLKKFIGFTEHGVRNAERWNQDGFSDQAYGNLDGYCRPNSELELQNILGHSVEPLVKVKSVKSGSQRHSTMLVCSAYNFYPEGIKLTWLRDGKEVKTDVTSTEELYDGDWYYQIHSYLELTPTSGETIACKVEHSSFSEPKVFKWDPSTLDGERNKVIIGASGLVLGLILSLAGVIYYKKKSTGRILVPTS, encoded by the exons ATGtcacttttttattcttttgcgCTGATTGCATTGCCATTTCTGTCTGGATGTG atggcTACTTCCACCATACCCAAAGGGAATGTCATTTCACCTCCGGGGACTTGAAAGACCTTGAGTTTATTGACAGGTACGTTTTTAACAAAGATGAGTATATAAGATACAACAGCACTCTGAAAAAGTTCATCGGGTTCACGGAACATGGAGTGAGAAACGCAGAGAGGTGGAATCAAGATGGATTTTCAGACCAAGCCTATGGCAACCTGGATGGGTATTGCAGGCCCAATTCTGAGTTAGAGTTACAGAACATACTTGGGCATTCAG ttgAACCTTTGGTAAAAGTTAAATCTGTGAAATCAGGCAGTCAGAGACACTCCACTATGCTGGTGTGCAGTGCATATAACTTCTACCCAGAGGGAATCAAACTGACTTGGCTGAGAGATGGGAAGGAGGTGAAGACTGATGTAACTTCCACTGAAGAGCTCTATGATGGAGACTGGTACTATCAGATACACTCTTACCTGGAGCTCACACCCACATCTGGAGAGACCATCGCCTGCAAGGTGGAGCACAGCAGCTTTTCTGAGCCCAAGGTCTTCAAATGGG ATCCCTCAACGTTAGATGGAGAGAGAAACAAGGTGATCATTGGGGCTTCCGGACTGGTTTTGGGACTGATCCTCTCACTTGCTGGTGTGATTTACTACAAGAAGAAATCAACCG GGAGAATCCTGGTACCAACAAGTTAA